One stretch of Eupeodes corollae chromosome 2, idEupCoro1.1, whole genome shotgun sequence DNA includes these proteins:
- the LOC129947886 gene encoding sepiapterin reductase-like, whose translation MINLNKRCFFVMSGITNELGKITAIEFSKKFMPGSVVVLFEDSQPDLARTKAAICSLQNQLNVVCCKVDWNLSSAEFFQNQFDDILKDLNRDDFELAFIIHNEGAISTDVISEPNDSESWLNHVQISLNATVGINQAFLNTFKDTDKLVVNLTPSAPIVPFVYEKLKCSAKKARDMYFRAMAAAEEKVTVLNYRPGFLESFEANSQIDPNNNINEVNSIKLTMKAKRPYVKPLETVHKLIDTLESSKFSSGHDIDFYTN comes from the coding sequence atgattaatttaaacaaacggTGTTTCTTTGTTATGAGTGGAATTACGAACGAGCTGGGCAAAATCACGGCCattgaattttccaaaaaattcatGCCGGGATCGGTAGTGGTTCTCTTCGAAGATTCTCAGCCAGATTTGGCCCGTACAAAAGCTGCCATTTGCTCGCTACAAAATCAGTTGAACGTCGTTTGCTGCAAAGTCGACTGGAACCTGAGCAGTGCAGAATTCTTCCAAAATCAATTCGACGACATTTTGAAGGATTTGAACCGTGATGACTTCGAGCTGGCTTTCATCATTCACAACGAAGGAGCGATTTCAACAGATGTTATAAGTGAACCGAATGACAGTGAATCGTGGTTAAATCACGTTCAGATAAGTCTGAATGCTACAGTCGGCATAAACCAGGCCTTTTTGAACACATTTAAGGACACCGACAAGTTGGTGGTGAATCTCACACCAAGTGCTCCAATTGTACCCTTCGTATATGAAAAACTCAAATGTTCAGCGAAGAAGGCCCGCGACATGTACTTCCGTGCAATGGCTGCTGCTGAagaaaaagtgacagttctcAATTACCGCCCGGGATTCTTGGAGTCTTTCGAGGCTAACTCTCAAATTGATCCAAATAATAACATCAATGAAGTGAATTCGATTAAATTGACGATGAAAGCAAAGAGGCCATATGTTAAGCCATTGGAAACTGTCCACAAGCTAATCGACACATTGGAATCATCCAAATTTAGCTCAGGACACGACATTGACTTCTACACCAATTGA